One Zingiber officinale cultivar Zhangliang chromosome 10B, Zo_v1.1, whole genome shotgun sequence genomic window, ATGAACAAAATAGGAAggtaaggaaaaaaaaagagattctTCCACATTTGTACCCCAATTTCTTTCATTTCGATTGATAACTTTTTCCGTAATAATAATTGGATATTTGTTCAGTTCACTATGAACAACCTATGCTAGATTGCAACCATGATTTCTCCATTGTATCTTGAAAAATAGATATTCATTGTAATCTCAAAATACCACTGAATGAGAcgaatctattttaaggaaaTTGTATCAAACGTATATCTCGACATCTCTTTTTCCTAACTAGGCAACTCATTCAGAATCGGCAGTTTAGTGTCTTACGTTTTGACTTGACAACACTCAACTTCCACTCAAGAGCACTCAACCAACTCGTTACTTGATGACTCAATACTATGCGACTTGGCAGGTCGGGCACTCGGTGTCTCGACTCAACACTCGACAGCTCGAGAACTCGACTTCCCACTCGGATCTCGTGGTACTCGGGAAGCAATTAGAGTAATCTTCCTACTCACGACAATCTATTCAGACTTGAACTACAACCTTCTTACTCAGGAATACCGTTTGGATAAAGAAACAGATTGACCTAATCAAATATAACTAACAGTTTAAGATTATTAACTCGAGCTATATTAATAGATAAATCTGagttaatttttgtaattttaattcaataaattCTCTAACAAGCAACAATCCAATAGATTGtggaatatttttcaaattacttCAAATACCAATCTAATTTCATGAAAAAGGATTCTCTTCCATGAAAAAAAGTTATTTCTATTACACAAGCTGAGGGATTAGAGAAAGAAACACCTCACTTCAGAATCCTACAACCCGATGGTGAGTCAAAGGTAAAGCAAAAAAGAAGATCAGGGAAAGCAAATCCTTCATCTCGATCAAACAACCAATCTACACAATCCCAAACAAAAGAATTATCGAGTTCATTCTCCATTAGTGTCACTGATATTGCACGGCTTCACTGCATCAGGGCAATGACAGGGGAGACGGTAGTGGGAGTAGGAATGCCCATGTACTGAAACCTCGGTGACAGCCTAACTTTGGGGCTTGGCCTTGGAGAAGGAATTGGAAACTTGTTCCAAATGGGTGAAGGAACCACCCTGGGAGAGAGGTTGACTTGCTCGAGGGCCTTGGACCGGAGATCGGCAGAGTAGTCACAGACACAGCTAATACGAGCACCGGTGCCGGTCGACCATTTGCACGACAAAGGCTTTCCGATCTCGAAAACCACTTCCTCACTTCCCTCCCTTGCATTGTTTTGCTCTGAAGGCTGTTCAACTTCTTCTTTGCTCTCCACTTCATTCCTATCATTAGCCATCTCATTCACAACCTCAGTCACTGCCACTGCTATTTCAACACCATTCTTATCCTGCGTGGGGTACTCGTCGTCGTCGACGGCACACCTCTGCAAAGAAAAAGGTTAAAGAATTGATCCTTTggatgaaaagaagaaagaattAACTAGTTCACCTTGACATCAGTGAGGTCTACATGGTTGTCCTCAAGGAAACTAATGAATTCCTTGAAGTGGTATTCTGTAGGGAGGTAATGCCCACTGTATGGCCATATAGCCTGATATTTTAACAGCTTATTAGATAATTAACAACAGATTGAGGTCACATTAACTTGGATGTCTTTCATACCTTTAGTATGCCTTCCTTTGCAACCATCCTACCAGCAGCTGATGTAGCTCCTCCAGCCAAGAAACTAGAGTGCTGAAATGTGCCTTTGTTCTTCTGCTCAGATGAACAACAGCATGTCAGTAAGCTAAATAGGCATTGAACACACCATGTTTAGATCTTTTTTACATACTCGCCCGACGTATAATGTCCTCGAGGTGCTGAGAACGAATATCCACTTGGATCCTTCAGTAGTACTCAGAAGCTCCTGACTTTGTTTATACAGAAGCTTCCCCATGTCCGCAATCACTTCATAAGCTTCTCTCTCTTTCTGCAATTTGAAGCTGCTTTGTGAGATTCATTCTAATGgggggaaaaaaataattttgttgtaCAAGGAGCTTACTGGACCAAGGTAGGTAATCAACTGCTTTTGAAGCTTGCTTCTCGGGCACTTTTCGAGGTTCACTTCTCTTCCATCTCCAACATCCAACCTTCATAAGGAGAAAGCATCAGCCAAAAACCACTCGTAAACAAAAGAATTGCATGGTTCTTAGTTTGTACCAGTAGAAGAATGGCTGGGAGCTTTCACAGGCAAACCATTCATCGTAGTACAGATGCAGATTGTGACCATACCGATGCCGGGGATCGATCTGCGCAATGGAAACTAACTTCTTTGAACTCGTCTTTGAACATGGTTTACAGAGGAAACAGATGGATGCTTACAGCTTCTAGCCAGTGCTGCAATGCCAGTTTCTGGGCCTTTTCGTCTTTGGATAAACCCTTACCGACCTGAAAGAGAGAATAGATTTCATTTCATGGAGTTTCTATTAGGAACAAACAAACATGGCAAGATAATTGAGAACTCACCCTAGCTAATCTGTTCTTGGCCCTCGACCATTTAGAGACTGCTGTTTCTTGCTTCTCCTCGTGAAAGAAGGAGACAGAAGTGCGCTTAAGTGATGCGAAATCCAGTGCCTTCCACCTGCAACAACAACAAAGACAGTATCAAAGAAGTTCAAACAAGAAATAATCAAACTCCTTTGCTTTAACTACTTGTAGAGCGAGCGATGTGAAATTGGATGCGAACCAGAGTTCCTCCACTACGACCGCGCAATCCGCCAAGTTTCTCCGGGTTCGGTATCCCTTGTAGACCTTCTGCAGGGTGGTGGCGGCGTCATCTAGCTCGCTCAAAATCCTCGGGGATGTGAACGAGGAAGCCGGCTGAGGGAGCTTCACACGGGGAACCACAAAGTTGACAGGGGTCTTGATGCGAGATGGATGCGATGCTGCAACTTCATCGTTGCTGGCTTGCTCTTGAGGTTCCCAATTCTTAAAGCTCAGTGACTTCTGAAGAACTGCCTTGCTCAGTGGGCTGGAAACCATCTCGCCTCCTGGAACTCTTCAATTCGCTACTGCAGAAAACAGAATTACCATCGCAAGGAACAAAAACAGCATCTCGGGAAGAAGAATTCAGCAGAATAAAAAAGGGAAAGTGAAACAGGGAGGAGGAAGCGATGAAGCAGAAGTTGTCGCTATACCTTCCACTCTTGCAAGCCGCAGAAGCAAGATAAATCTAATCGAGCAACCCTCCTCCTTAGTATTTATATTAATGGCAGAAAAGGACAGTAGACGACATTGGCCCAACTGCTCTACAAGTCTTCTTAGATTGTCGGAAAGAGATTGGAAAGTGTGAAATATTAGTCTGCAAATTTTCCAACTTCGCCTTTGACGGGCTATGCCCAAGAGGAGAACGCACCACCTATTATCTTAACCCAAAGGATGGAGCAAAGAAGAGATCGAGCTATAAGAGAAGCTGGCAGCTTCATGGAAATTGCTAAGTAGatcttgtttttcttttgattttgtttttaattCTCTTCGAATTGGGAGATGGTCAATCCGGTTTCATAAATCTCACTAGGATAAATAGAGAAGGGTTCGTGTTCAATCTATcccatt contains:
- the LOC122029778 gene encoding IQ domain-containing protein IQM1-like, whose protein sequence is MVSSPLSKAVLQKSLSFKNWEPQEQASNDEVAASHPSRIKTPVNFVVPRVKLPQPASSFTSPRILSELDDAATTLQKVYKGYRTRRNLADCAVVVEELWWKALDFASLKRTSVSFFHEEKQETAVSKWSRAKNRLARVGKGLSKDEKAQKLALQHWLEAIDPRHRYGHNLHLYYDEWFACESSQPFFYWLDVGDGREVNLEKCPRSKLQKQLITYLGPKEREAYEVIADMGKLLYKQSQELLSTTEGSKWIFVLSTSRTLYVGRKNKGTFQHSSFLAGGATSAAGRMVAKEGILKAIWPYSGHYLPTEYHFKEFISFLEDNHVDLTDVKRCAVDDDEYPTQDKNGVEIAVAVTEVVNEMANDRNEVESKEEVEQPSEQNNAREGSEEVVFEIGKPLSCKWSTGTGARISCVCDYSADLRSKALEQVNLSPRVVPSPIWNKFPIPSPRPSPKVRLSPRFQYMGIPTPTTVSPVIALMQ